The following coding sequences lie in one Candidatus Dormiibacterota bacterium genomic window:
- a CDS encoding DUF4157 domain-containing protein — translation MQSHENDLLISPESHQAPTRQKDAAESVGPEALMHGRTDVLTPSAVMHLQKTAGNASVTAALEEQVTSPVKDVVGSGGGSPLDRDTRSFMESRLGADFSDVRVHSGGKATESARSVQAHAYTVGNDVVFQSDKYAPESDSGKRMLAHELTHVVQQRSGPVDGTPAAGGIQVSHPSDRFEQAAETSADRVMSAAAPSAESHAAAAPAVQRADAGAPQEETEEPATAQPYAIQRTEAGGEDKDEDE, via the coding sequence ATGCAATCGCACGAAAACGATCTTCTGATCAGTCCGGAGAGCCACCAGGCGCCAACTCGGCAAAAAGACGCCGCGGAGTCGGTCGGCCCCGAAGCGCTGATGCACGGCCGCACCGATGTATTGACTCCGTCCGCCGTGATGCACCTGCAAAAGACGGCCGGGAATGCCAGCGTCACCGCTGCACTCGAGGAACAGGTGACGTCGCCAGTCAAGGACGTCGTCGGCTCCGGAGGCGGGTCCCCGCTCGATCGCGACACTCGCAGCTTCATGGAGTCCCGCCTGGGCGCTGACTTCAGCGACGTCCGGGTCCACAGCGGTGGCAAGGCCACCGAGTCGGCGCGTTCCGTCCAGGCGCACGCCTACACCGTCGGCAACGACGTCGTTTTCCAGTCAGACAAGTACGCGCCCGAGAGTGACTCCGGCAAGCGCATGCTGGCGCACGAGCTGACCCATGTCGTGCAACAGCGATCGGGGCCTGTCGACGGCACGCCGGCCGCGGGCGGCATCCAGGTCAGCCATCCGTCAGATCGGTTTGAGCAGGCCGCGGAAACCAGCGCCGATCGGGTCATGTCGGCCGCGGCACCGAGCGCCGAGTCGCATGCGGCCGCGGCCCCTGCTGTGCAGCGCGCCGACGCGGGTGCTCCGCAAGAGGAGACGGAAGAGCCGGCGACCGCCCAGCCGTACGCGATCCAGCGTACAGAGGCTGGGGGGGAAGATAAAGACGAGGATGAGTAG
- a CDS encoding response regulator transcription factor, whose translation MIATRPSVLTDRTRVYIATSDPVSRAGIASQLRSHHGLDMVEERQVDAEVVALVIADQMDEETAQTIRALKRRGVERVVLIVTRVDDTGLLSALEAGARGVLRRNQATPENLLEAIRAAAGGEGALSPDLLGRLLDQVGRLQRQVLNPRGLSFAVLTDREIKVLKLLADGLDTAEVGRRLFYSERTVKNIVHDVTSRLNLRNRTQAVAYALRQGLI comes from the coding sequence GTGATCGCTACCCGCCCATCCGTCTTGACCGACCGTACACGCGTCTACATCGCCACATCTGATCCTGTTTCGCGAGCCGGCATCGCCAGCCAGCTTCGATCCCACCACGGACTCGACATGGTCGAAGAGCGCCAGGTCGATGCTGAGGTCGTCGCGCTGGTCATTGCCGACCAGATGGACGAGGAGACCGCCCAGACCATTCGCGCATTGAAGCGTCGCGGCGTCGAGCGCGTGGTCTTGATCGTGACCCGTGTCGACGACACCGGCTTACTCAGCGCGCTGGAAGCTGGGGCCCGGGGCGTGCTGCGCCGCAACCAGGCAACACCCGAGAACCTGCTCGAAGCCATCCGTGCCGCTGCCGGCGGCGAGGGGGCGCTCTCGCCTGACCTGCTGGGCCGCTTGCTGGACCAGGTCGGTCGCCTGCAGCGCCAGGTCTTGAACCCGCGCGGACTGAGCTTTGCTGTTCTGACCGACCGGGAAATCAAGGTCCTCAAGCTGCTCGCGGACGGACTGGACACCGCGGAGGTTGGCCGCCGTCTGTTCTATTCAGAACGCACGGTCAAGAACATCGTGCACGATGTCACAAGCCGGCTGAACCTCCGCAACCGCACCCAGGCGGTCGCCTACGCGCTCAGACAGGGCCTGATCTAG
- a CDS encoding choice-of-anchor D domain-containing protein, which translates to MMRGRRWGSRWWRALGPSVLLASLAVPQIAVTSPPIVAFAAPIAGRPELSTYAGAPAAGKPTDVAQQPFGLAVFGRYTFVADPANHVVRLLIDNSEVAFAGAGSLAVAGDAGDPAKAQLAGPYAVAIGQVTQVGYQVTGFDVYIADTFAHQVRKATVTIPSIDNPSGAQTAVISTIAGTGTFGYAGDQGPAATAKLNSPYGIAWDSKRRTVYVADTLNNRVRAIDGGGIIRTLVAAPLNQPRGLAINGDGLYIADTYNNVVRRFDLVTGSLTTVAGTGNAGYTDGVLATTALLRQPSGLAFDEKANLYIADTGNNVVRELAIGDHFLRTVAGTGKSGEFGDGGPAILAQLAAPTAVAVRPNGDVVIADTGNNLLRVLEGTLSTTPAHNIHIEAGNGTASFAGNGQPPGQAQFAAPAAVLSHLGTGSPLNAAVPAVTGQRYVIDTFNHSVRTFTTNDTDAANHAKPDDDTKPDNDDDDVSTLAGIGGVRGPGIPSTQATDTRLAYPMGGALDTPHNVLYVADTFNNVVRAIDLTHQTIATVAGTGTAGYASTDEGKPANQASLSYPTGLAVDPAGNLFIADTYNSRVREVVGGLRFDGNGKVSSVGSIFTVAGSGRLGYSGENGDARQADLYFPFGVALDTAASPNLYITDSFNHRIRRVAAVSADPKASDVIQTIAGDGAPAFGDGAAAQAHFNRPWSATVDQGTVYVADYLNHRVRRIDLTGQAVTTFGGIGTSGLQGDAGPADAAEVDAPRGLSMLGDSGAMLVADSFNSRVRWLGVTQAGIQRTQVNFDPTNLSGRSQPQSVTVTSTGSGLLVMGAVDLGADRNNFYLDPLKNTCAQAKLEPGTSCSFEVAFQPRATLGTHTGSAVIPNDAVGGQQLITLKGEATAALVTFSPPAVVINQPVNAPPTPATVTLTNNGGGLLHITSIALDKGTDPDFGQSNNCPSVMTGHSSCQITITLNQIGPDDKKTRSGTLTIKDDAGGNGSSGGASQSVPLTGSVAQPAASFNSQSLIFTQNLGSSSGSETIRLVNTGQAALHLSAIREDGDFSQSNNCPPVLAAGASCAITITFIPSTLGERDGYIVVADDSADSPQRIQVMGVATMALSHLGPDRLKFSQNVGSNSAPQSVVLTNRGDGPLTIGAIAATGDFRATPHCPAQLLPGISCTIDVTFAPQAGGARSGSLVVTDDANAAPGSSDVVRLTGLAYQPMATLSAALLSPGANVGGTAAPQVVTVTNTGDGALTIRSVGISGAAAGDYTQTNNCLRAIAPGASCAITVGFAPRGYGVRSAALTLYDDGPGGAQTVSLRGTGTAARPLLSSGYLNFGGVTSGTSTLPQTVVLFNSGNGPLSIGSISLAGDNFTMTTNCGSTLAPRVSCTISVTFLPQATGALSGVVTIIDNAGTQRITLSGVGT; encoded by the coding sequence ATGATGAGAGGACGCCGCTGGGGGAGCCGGTGGTGGCGCGCCCTGGGTCCGTCCGTCCTGCTTGCCAGCCTCGCCGTCCCACAGATCGCGGTCACCTCGCCGCCCATCGTGGCCTTCGCCGCCCCAATCGCGGGCCGTCCTGAACTCTCGACCTATGCCGGCGCGCCGGCTGCTGGCAAGCCGACCGACGTCGCCCAACAGCCTTTCGGCCTCGCGGTGTTCGGCCGCTACACGTTCGTAGCCGACCCGGCCAACCACGTGGTCCGGCTGCTGATCGACAACAGCGAGGTGGCCTTTGCCGGCGCCGGGAGCCTGGCGGTCGCGGGCGACGCTGGTGACCCGGCGAAGGCCCAACTGGCCGGCCCGTATGCGGTCGCCATCGGGCAGGTCACGCAGGTGGGCTACCAGGTGACCGGCTTCGACGTCTACATCGCCGACACATTCGCCCACCAGGTGCGCAAGGCGACGGTCACCATCCCGTCGATCGATAACCCCAGCGGCGCACAGACGGCGGTGATCAGCACCATTGCCGGAACCGGGACCTTCGGGTACGCCGGCGATCAGGGCCCGGCCGCGACGGCCAAGCTCAACTCGCCATACGGGATCGCCTGGGACAGCAAGCGGAGGACGGTCTACGTCGCCGACACCCTCAACAACCGGGTGCGGGCGATCGACGGCGGCGGCATCATCCGGACACTGGTCGCCGCACCCCTGAACCAACCGCGCGGCCTCGCCATCAACGGCGATGGGCTGTACATCGCCGATACCTATAACAATGTGGTCCGCCGATTCGACCTGGTCACGGGTTCGCTGACAACCGTGGCCGGCACGGGGAATGCCGGCTATACCGACGGCGTGCTCGCCACGACAGCGTTGCTGAGGCAGCCATCAGGGCTCGCCTTCGACGAGAAGGCGAACCTGTACATCGCCGATACCGGCAACAACGTCGTTCGCGAGCTGGCGATCGGGGATCACTTCCTGCGAACCGTCGCTGGGACCGGCAAGTCCGGCGAGTTTGGCGACGGTGGCCCGGCGATCCTGGCGCAGCTCGCCGCACCGACGGCGGTCGCCGTTCGGCCGAACGGCGACGTCGTCATCGCGGACACCGGCAACAACCTGCTGCGAGTGCTGGAAGGCACCCTCTCCACGACGCCCGCGCACAACATTCATATCGAAGCCGGCAACGGGACGGCGAGCTTCGCCGGCAACGGCCAGCCACCGGGCCAAGCCCAATTTGCAGCCCCGGCGGCCGTGCTCTCGCACCTAGGAACCGGGTCGCCACTGAACGCGGCGGTGCCAGCGGTGACCGGCCAACGCTACGTGATCGATACCTTCAATCATTCGGTGCGAACCTTCACCACGAACGACACGGACGCGGCCAACCATGCGAAACCTGACGACGACACGAAGCCTGACAACGACGACGACGACGTCAGCACGCTTGCCGGAATCGGTGGGGTGCGCGGGCCGGGGATCCCCTCGACCCAGGCTACGGACACACGGCTGGCGTACCCGATGGGTGGGGCGCTCGATACCCCGCACAACGTGCTGTATGTCGCCGATACCTTCAACAATGTCGTCCGCGCGATCGACCTGACGCATCAGACGATCGCGACCGTCGCCGGCACCGGGACGGCAGGCTATGCCAGCACCGACGAGGGCAAACCCGCGAACCAGGCGTCGCTGAGCTATCCGACCGGACTGGCCGTCGATCCGGCGGGCAACCTCTTCATCGCCGACACCTACAACAGTCGCGTGCGCGAAGTCGTGGGTGGACTGCGGTTCGATGGAAACGGCAAGGTATCGTCGGTGGGCTCGATCTTCACGGTGGCCGGCAGCGGCCGGCTCGGGTACAGCGGCGAAAATGGCGACGCGCGCCAGGCCGATCTGTACTTCCCCTTTGGTGTTGCGCTCGACACCGCGGCCTCGCCCAACCTCTACATCACCGACAGCTTCAACCACCGGATCCGCCGGGTCGCTGCCGTCAGCGCGGATCCGAAGGCATCCGACGTGATCCAGACGATCGCCGGGGATGGCGCACCGGCATTCGGCGACGGCGCGGCGGCCCAAGCCCACTTCAATCGTCCCTGGAGTGCGACGGTTGACCAGGGTACCGTTTACGTCGCCGACTACCTGAACCACCGCGTTCGTCGCATTGACCTCACGGGTCAGGCGGTGACGACCTTCGGGGGAATCGGCACCTCGGGACTTCAGGGCGACGCCGGCCCGGCCGACGCCGCCGAAGTCGATGCGCCACGTGGCCTCAGCATGCTTGGGGACTCGGGCGCGATGCTCGTCGCCGACAGCTTCAACAGCCGCGTCCGCTGGCTGGGCGTCACCCAGGCCGGGATCCAGCGCACCCAGGTCAACTTCGATCCAACCAACCTGTCCGGGCGCAGCCAACCGCAGAGCGTGACTGTGACCAGCACGGGCAGCGGGCTACTGGTGATGGGGGCGGTCGATCTCGGTGCGGATCGGAACAACTTCTACCTCGACCCCTTGAAGAACACCTGCGCCCAGGCGAAGCTCGAGCCGGGGACGAGCTGCTCCTTCGAGGTGGCCTTTCAGCCGCGTGCGACCCTCGGCACCCACACGGGCAGCGCTGTGATTCCCAACGATGCGGTCGGAGGTCAGCAACTGATCACCCTGAAGGGTGAAGCGACGGCAGCCCTCGTGACCTTCAGTCCGCCCGCGGTCGTCATCAATCAGCCGGTCAACGCGCCGCCCACGCCGGCGACCGTGACGCTGACGAACAACGGCGGTGGCCTGCTGCACATCACCTCGATCGCCCTCGATAAAGGTACCGACCCGGATTTCGGCCAGAGCAATAACTGTCCGAGTGTGATGACCGGCCATAGTAGCTGCCAGATCACGATTACGCTCAACCAGATCGGCCCCGACGACAAGAAGACGCGCAGCGGCACGCTCACCATCAAGGACGATGCCGGCGGGAACGGATCGTCGGGGGGCGCTTCGCAATCGGTGCCGCTTACGGGAAGCGTGGCGCAACCAGCGGCGAGCTTCAACAGCCAATCGCTGATCTTCACCCAGAACCTGGGCAGCAGCAGTGGCTCAGAAACCATCAGGCTGGTCAATACCGGGCAGGCGGCGCTCCACCTTAGCGCCATCCGTGAGGACGGCGACTTCTCGCAGAGCAACAACTGCCCGCCGGTGCTCGCAGCTGGCGCCAGCTGCGCCATCACGATTACCTTTATCCCCAGCACCCTCGGGGAGCGCGACGGCTACATCGTCGTGGCCGACGACTCAGCCGACAGCCCGCAGCGGATCCAGGTGATGGGTGTGGCGACCATGGCGCTGTCGCACCTCGGTCCTGACCGCCTCAAATTCAGCCAGAACGTCGGGTCTAATAGCGCGCCGCAAAGCGTCGTGCTGACGAACCGCGGCGACGGGCCGCTCACCATCGGCGCGATCGCGGCCACCGGCGATTTCAGAGCCACCCCGCATTGTCCGGCGCAACTGCTCCCGGGGATTTCGTGCACGATCGACGTGACCTTCGCGCCGCAGGCGGGCGGGGCCCGCAGCGGCAGCCTGGTCGTGACGGATGACGCCAACGCGGCTCCCGGCTCCAGCGATGTCGTGCGGCTCACGGGCCTTGCCTACCAGCCGATGGCGACCTTGAGCGCGGCGCTGCTCTCGCCCGGCGCGAACGTGGGCGGAACAGCGGCGCCGCAGGTCGTGACGGTGACGAACACGGGCGACGGCGCGCTCACGATCCGTTCGGTCGGGATCAGTGGAGCCGCCGCCGGCGACTACACGCAGACGAACAACTGCCTGCGGGCGATCGCACCCGGCGCATCCTGCGCGATTACGGTCGGCTTCGCGCCACGCGGGTACGGCGTTCGCAGCGCCGCCCTGACGCTCTACGACGACGGCCCAGGCGGCGCTCAAACGGTCAGTCTGCGCGGAACCGGAACCGCGGCCAGGCCATTACTGAGCAGCGGATACCTGAACTTCGGTGGCGTGACCTCCGGGACTTCGACCCTGCCGCAGACGGTGGTCCTGTTCAATTCAGGGAACGGCCCGCTGTCAATCGGCAGCATCAGCCTCGCCGGCGATAACTTCACGATGACCACGAACTGCGGCAGCACCCTGGCACCCCGAGTCAGCTGCACGATCAGCGTGACCTTCCTCCCGCAGGCCACTGGGGCCCTTTCCGGCGTCGTCACGATCATCGACAATGCCGGGACCCAGCGGATTACCCTGAGCGGCGTCGGGACCTAA
- a CDS encoding bifunctional transaldolase/phosoglucose isomerase, translating to MAKNPLFELYEAGTSVWLDYIRRSLMTSGELKRMIEEDAVVGMTSNPTIFEKAIGGSSDYDDALRTLVEAGSPDEEIMLSLIVEDIQMAADVLKPVYDQTKHKDGYVSIEVLPRVADDTKGTIAMAHDLFDRVGRPNIFIKIPATDAGLPAIEQCIADGLNINITLMFSVKVYEDVARAFIRGLQQRMRQGHPVDVASVASFFVSRVDTAVDKLLEQKIAAAKDPAERARLQQLMGKAAVANAKMAYQAFQRIFNGPEFADLRAEGASVQRCLWASTGTKNPAYSDVMYVEELIGPETVNTMPQQTMMAFKEHGEVRPSLLENVDGAHKVLSDLAAIGIDMDKVTSDLRIDGVKLFADSIDKLLEEITNKKKELKKGSVGAHEAQLGALDASVNSRLQQLEQAAVVRRIAEKDAGLWKSNGSAESEIRERLGWLQVADRMEKRVPELEALRKELVGEEFSDVLLMGMGGSSLAPEVFRQTFGAPKGALDVHVLDTTDPAAIIAMEKAIDVRKTVFIVASKSGTTLETLSHYRYFWQQTGQKGKQFIAITDPGTSLADEASRRGFRRTFLNPPDIGGRYSALSYFGLVPAALGGVDLSDLLDRAATMMRACSPSVPVGENPGAWLGAVFAEAAMVGRDKITIVTPSAVQSFGVWAEQLIAESTGKEGKGLVPVADEALGPPQVYGTDRLFVRLALPGDDEPAALTALGKAGHPVVTLKLSDPLAIGAEFFRWEYAIAVAGAILGINVFDQPNVQEAKDLTKKVLSEGNPPTVGEGIRWAGQAGATLEAAIQALLGQVRAGDYLALLAFITPNAEHDRALDAIRLAIRDKYRVATTVGYGPRYLHSTGQLHKGGPNSGVFLQLVGDDPDDLPIPGEKFTFGVLKQAQALGDFQALRNHGRRVLRVQVRDVAQGLVNFGQSVGAPARRPTRAAL from the coding sequence ATGGCGAAGAACCCCTTATTCGAGCTTTACGAGGCAGGCACCAGCGTCTGGCTCGACTACATCCGCCGGAGCCTGATGACGTCCGGCGAGCTCAAACGAATGATCGAGGAGGATGCCGTGGTGGGCATGACCTCCAACCCCACGATTTTCGAGAAGGCGATCGGCGGCAGCAGCGATTACGATGACGCACTCCGCACGCTGGTGGAGGCCGGCAGCCCCGACGAGGAGATCATGCTGAGCCTGATCGTCGAGGACATCCAGATGGCTGCCGACGTGCTCAAGCCCGTCTACGACCAGACCAAGCACAAGGACGGTTACGTCAGCATCGAAGTGTTGCCACGGGTCGCCGACGACACCAAGGGGACGATCGCGATGGCCCACGACCTGTTCGATCGCGTTGGGCGACCGAATATCTTCATCAAGATCCCGGCGACGGACGCCGGACTCCCCGCGATCGAGCAATGCATCGCCGACGGCCTGAACATCAACATCACGCTGATGTTCTCGGTCAAAGTCTATGAAGACGTCGCCCGCGCCTTCATCCGCGGCTTGCAGCAGCGCATGCGGCAGGGGCACCCCGTCGACGTCGCCTCGGTCGCGAGCTTCTTTGTGAGTCGCGTCGATACCGCCGTCGACAAGCTGCTCGAGCAGAAGATCGCCGCCGCCAAGGATCCGGCGGAACGGGCGAGGTTGCAGCAGCTCATGGGTAAGGCCGCCGTTGCCAACGCGAAGATGGCCTACCAGGCATTCCAGCGGATCTTCAATGGGCCCGAGTTCGCCGACCTTCGGGCGGAGGGCGCGTCGGTGCAACGCTGCCTCTGGGCCAGCACCGGAACCAAGAATCCTGCCTACAGCGATGTGATGTACGTCGAGGAACTGATCGGCCCGGAGACGGTCAACACCATGCCGCAGCAAACCATGATGGCCTTCAAGGAGCATGGCGAGGTTCGTCCCAGCCTGCTCGAAAATGTCGATGGCGCCCACAAGGTTCTGAGCGATCTGGCGGCGATTGGCATCGACATGGACAAAGTCACCTCTGACCTGCGCATCGATGGCGTCAAGCTGTTCGCCGATTCGATCGACAAGCTACTCGAAGAGATCACGAACAAGAAGAAGGAGCTGAAAAAGGGATCGGTCGGTGCCCACGAGGCACAACTGGGTGCACTCGACGCCTCGGTCAATAGTCGCCTGCAACAACTGGAGCAGGCGGCGGTCGTTCGCCGGATCGCCGAGAAGGATGCCGGGCTCTGGAAGTCGAACGGGAGTGCCGAAAGTGAGATCCGCGAGCGGCTGGGCTGGCTCCAGGTTGCTGACCGGATGGAGAAACGCGTCCCCGAGCTCGAGGCATTGCGCAAAGAGCTGGTTGGCGAGGAATTCAGCGACGTCCTCCTGATGGGGATGGGCGGCAGCAGCCTCGCTCCGGAAGTCTTCCGGCAAACCTTCGGGGCGCCCAAGGGCGCGCTCGACGTGCATGTCCTTGACACCACGGATCCCGCCGCCATCATCGCCATGGAGAAGGCGATCGATGTTCGCAAGACGGTCTTCATCGTCGCCTCCAAATCGGGGACCACGCTGGAGACGCTGTCGCACTATCGTTACTTCTGGCAGCAGACGGGGCAGAAAGGGAAGCAGTTTATCGCGATTACCGACCCGGGGACATCGCTGGCCGACGAGGCTTCACGGCGAGGATTCCGCCGCACCTTTCTCAACCCCCCGGATATCGGCGGCCGGTACTCGGCCCTTTCGTACTTTGGCCTGGTGCCGGCCGCGCTGGGTGGGGTGGACCTTTCGGACCTGCTCGACCGAGCGGCGACCATGATGCGGGCGTGTTCCCCCTCCGTCCCGGTGGGCGAGAACCCGGGAGCCTGGCTGGGGGCGGTCTTCGCCGAGGCGGCAATGGTCGGGCGGGACAAGATCACGATTGTTACGCCCTCCGCGGTACAGAGTTTCGGTGTGTGGGCGGAGCAGCTGATCGCCGAGAGCACCGGCAAAGAAGGCAAGGGCCTGGTGCCGGTCGCGGACGAAGCGCTGGGTCCCCCGCAGGTCTATGGCACTGATCGCCTCTTCGTCCGGCTGGCGCTGCCGGGTGACGATGAGCCTGCGGCGTTGACGGCGCTCGGCAAGGCCGGGCATCCGGTTGTTACTCTCAAGCTAAGCGACCCGCTCGCCATCGGGGCGGAGTTCTTCCGCTGGGAGTATGCGATTGCGGTCGCGGGCGCGATCCTGGGCATCAACGTCTTCGACCAGCCGAACGTGCAGGAGGCGAAGGATCTCACCAAGAAAGTCCTGAGCGAGGGCAATCCGCCGACCGTCGGCGAGGGGATCAGGTGGGCCGGCCAGGCGGGGGCGACCCTCGAGGCGGCGATTCAGGCCCTGCTCGGTCAGGTGCGGGCCGGCGACTACCTGGCCCTGCTGGCCTTTATCACACCCAACGCGGAGCACGACCGCGCGCTCGACGCGATCCGGCTCGCCATCCGTGACAAATACCGGGTGGCAACGACTGTGGGTTACGGGCC
- a CDS encoding ATP-binding protein produces MSAPGLTAVADPSLVHVLRRLELVEARVRAAVARRRATDPETDDRFRGLYISQVHVDRLLAEKAGPVAPDPDAAKACDEIEAAADGAEREGADLRLRRLARNFHLDEIDIELLLIAMAPDVDARFERLYGYLQDDVSRRRASVGLGLELCGLPSSSAYARSRLAPGAPLVDEYLVQVEENDRPVLTRPLRVPDRVAAHLLGSDIPDAGVASLAYESEPAAPEQAATLVRWMQDEPSAESPSPLGREGRGGGRLAYIRERPGASGAALASSAFAQVGRPTLALDLERLRPEDDLAIVAALTAREAGLTGAGVVAGPVEVLIAKGLPAVRAFSEMPSMVVLVGARSWDPGWARDVPFICEAPIPDAVQRAELWRRNLNGDTPPGLDLAGTMAQFRLTAEQVHRAALAARMEAHAREIPLDEDELKAGARAQNAAGLERLARRIQPAVGFVDLVLPPDTMAQLKELLTRARYREQVLDVWKMGGPSARRRGLTALFAGPSGTGKTMAAEVLASELGLDLYTVDLATVVDKYVGETEKNLDRIFAEAERVNGVILFDEADALFGKRSEVSDAHDRYANVEVAYLLQRMELFDGIAILATNLRSNLDEAFTRRLDSLVDFPEPEREYRLKLWERSLGTAMPRAGDLDLAFLAESFKLAGGGIRNIVVAAAYAAAEQGQPLSMAHLIRATQREYLKMGRLCVESEFGPYYHFLG; encoded by the coding sequence ATGTCGGCGCCAGGCCTGACCGCCGTCGCCGATCCGTCCCTCGTCCACGTGCTGCGTCGGCTGGAGCTGGTCGAGGCGCGCGTCCGCGCGGCCGTCGCGCGCCGCCGGGCGACGGATCCGGAGACCGACGATCGATTTCGCGGGCTCTACATTTCGCAGGTTCATGTCGACCGCTTGCTGGCGGAGAAAGCCGGCCCGGTTGCCCCCGATCCTGACGCGGCGAAGGCATGCGACGAGATCGAAGCCGCCGCCGATGGCGCCGAGCGGGAAGGTGCCGACCTGCGACTGCGCCGCCTGGCCCGCAATTTTCACCTCGACGAGATCGACATCGAGTTACTCCTGATCGCGATGGCCCCGGATGTCGACGCGCGCTTTGAGCGCTTATATGGCTATCTGCAGGACGATGTCTCGCGCCGTCGCGCCAGCGTCGGGCTCGGACTGGAGCTATGCGGTTTGCCATCGAGCAGCGCCTATGCGCGGAGCCGCCTCGCGCCCGGCGCGCCACTGGTTGACGAGTACCTGGTGCAGGTTGAAGAAAACGATCGGCCGGTCCTGACCCGGCCACTGCGCGTGCCCGACCGTGTCGCCGCCCATTTGCTGGGGAGCGACATCCCCGACGCCGGGGTCGCGTCTCTGGCTTACGAATCCGAACCCGCGGCGCCGGAGCAGGCGGCGACGTTGGTGCGGTGGATGCAGGATGAACCGAGCGCCGAATCTCCCTCCCCCCTTGGGAGGGAGGGTCGGGGTGGGGGGAGGCTTGCCTACATTCGCGAGCGCCCGGGAGCATCCGGCGCGGCGCTCGCGTCGAGCGCCTTCGCGCAGGTCGGCCGACCGACGCTGGCGCTTGATCTCGAGCGCTTGCGCCCGGAAGATGACCTCGCGATCGTCGCCGCCCTGACCGCGCGGGAGGCCGGCCTGACGGGAGCGGGCGTCGTCGCCGGCCCGGTCGAGGTCCTGATCGCGAAGGGACTTCCAGCGGTTCGCGCCTTTTCGGAGATGCCCTCGATGGTCGTCCTCGTCGGCGCCCGGAGTTGGGATCCGGGCTGGGCGCGCGACGTGCCCTTCATTTGTGAGGCGCCCATCCCGGACGCGGTCCAGCGCGCGGAGCTGTGGCGCCGGAATCTCAACGGGGACACGCCGCCCGGGCTCGATCTCGCAGGCACCATGGCGCAGTTCCGGCTGACGGCGGAGCAGGTGCATCGGGCTGCGCTCGCGGCCCGAATGGAGGCGCATGCCCGCGAGATCCCCCTCGACGAGGACGAGCTCAAAGCGGGCGCCCGTGCGCAGAACGCCGCCGGCCTCGAACGTCTGGCGCGCCGTATCCAGCCCGCGGTTGGTTTTGTTGACCTGGTTCTGCCGCCCGACACGATGGCGCAGCTCAAGGAACTCCTGACGCGTGCGCGTTATCGCGAGCAGGTGCTCGATGTTTGGAAGATGGGCGGCCCGTCGGCGCGCCGCCGCGGATTGACTGCATTGTTCGCCGGGCCCTCGGGGACGGGTAAGACGATGGCGGCCGAGGTGCTCGCCAGCGAGCTCGGCCTTGACCTTTACACCGTGGATCTGGCCACGGTGGTCGACAAGTACGTCGGCGAGACCGAGAAAAACCTCGACCGCATCTTCGCCGAAGCGGAGCGCGTCAACGGGGTGATCCTTTTCGATGAGGCCGATGCGCTGTTTGGCAAGCGTTCCGAAGTCAGCGATGCGCACGATCGCTATGCCAACGTCGAGGTCGCTTACCTGCTCCAGCGGATGGAGCTCTTCGACGGCATCGCCATCCTGGCCACCAACCTGCGGTCCAACCTCGACGAGGCCTTCACCCGCCGTCTGGACTCACTGGTCGACTTTCCCGAACCCGAGCGGGAATATCGGCTGAAGTTGTGGGAGCGAAGCCTGGGGACCGCGATGCCTCGCGCCGGAGATCTTGATCTGGCCTTTCTGGCCGAGTCGTTCAAGCTGGCCGGCGGTGGGATCCGGAACATCGTCGTGGCGGCGGCCTACGCTGCCGCCGAGCAGGGTCAGCCGTTATCGATGGCCCACTTGATCAGAGCGACGCAGCGCGAGTACCTGAAAATGGGTCGCCTCTGTGTCGAGTCGGAGTTCGGCCCCTACTACCACTTCCTCGGTTAG